Within Citrus sinensis cultivar Valencia sweet orange chromosome 1, DVS_A1.0, whole genome shotgun sequence, the genomic segment ACAAGCTCCATTAGTCAGTCGACAGTGAACACAATAATTAGCTTCATCAAACTACGGTTTGTCACCAAAGCTCAAGTAAACTCTGCTAGATTTCCAAAACGAAGTTGATATATATACATCATACAATACTGAAATTTAGAAATGATCATATGACTGCCATTATAAAGACTTCACATTATTTTGCCTTTGAATTGGTATTAAGATAATAagttaatcataaaaaatatgagtTCGAAATTCTTATGTAGTTTGATCTTGTTGgtcctaatttttttccaacatcgataaaaaatttttttggtgtcgagtaagaaatatatattttattgcttCATTAATGTAGCTGGGTTCAAATAAAGTAGTCTAGTAATTATATTGCTAGTAATCATAGCTAGacataaaaatgacataacaTTGCTAATTCATAGACCAAGGTCCGGcacatttcatttttcttttttgttctatgATACTGATATGTACAAAATGATATCATATCATATGCATACTATAACGTTTATATGTAGTTTGAAATAACGCAGGGTGAccaaatttgaagaatattaaggtgcgtgtatatatatatatacacacacacacggtAAAACCTCTATATAATCATATTGTTGGGACTGGAgaaatttattgttataaagagattataactcaatagaggtatattaaaagaaattattgtcTTTACTTAATTATCCTTAATGCAAGTGATGTAGAGGTAAATTATGTcatgtattaataaattaataagtgaattaaattcaatgtgtaaacattaataaattaattattttgttgaccAATTATTAAGTGGCTGTGCTGaccaattaatatatacccgCAAGTTGAAAGACGTGGTTGCaactttaaagaataaatcatTGTCACAAGCAACTTTAcaaagatattttattatcttaattatttaatgtaacacgacatatatttttgaaatattattactatGTGAAGGTAAGTTTATTAAGACGAGacctataaaaaatataatttatcataatGTGGAGTTTATTCCTAATTATAATTGGTCCCAAGTTAggatcataattttttattattataaagaggttatttttatatacaatatttttatttggaggTTGTATATATATGTCGCTTAGGTAATGTATCAACAAAGGGATGGAAAGAAGAGATGATTGATTATAAAAGGAAAGGTGGTGGCCATGCATGAAAATAGAATTGAGAAGATAAATCGAGGCCGCATGCAAATACACTCATAATTTTGTCCTCTCCCCGTGACACATCTCAATCTCGCCCCTCTTCTTTATTCAAAGATTTTAATTGGGTCTCCCATTTCCCATTCACCCAATACACATACTTTAATTATATACCCATTCCAAACTTTACagcttaatttaatttccttgcttcacttatattttaaagaatagCCAAATTGATTGATACTCATTATAGCCGTCGAGAATTTCAATTTGAgtattacattataaattaCTAGTACTTAGTATCAACCCATTTTTGCACTGAATGGCTGAGATTTAGATCATCAAAGAAGAATTTAATAATCTACAttataattgcattaaaaAGAAGGgattaagaaaatgaagtatgattaaataaataatcacccATTTTAAAGCAAACGAGGCATGACAGGCGAGATAGGTGAGAGGGTAATTTCGCCACCTAAGTTGCGTTTTCAAATATGACGACCCACGCGCTTTAAGTGAGAGTGTGGATTCGTGTTCGATGATAGGATTACACAATTTTGACATCACACAGTGTCCCAGACAGGAAAGCGAGAGAGGGGTATTAAAGTTGGAAAGTAGCCAAAACCAGGAGTGCAAGATAGCAAaacagaaaaaacaaaaactaactAATAAGCTATTGACTCTAAGGCAATGTAGTCTCTTTAAGTagtttgattgaatttattctTGAGTTTGAGTCacaaaaaagttatttttgttgggaAAATTTGTACCTCTCAGTTTGAATGAagatttttaatctaaattataGTACGAGTTTAAAAATATCTCCCACAGTTAGAACTCTACtcaaaatacttaaaatacTTCGAGGTTaaggcaaaaagaaaaaacaaaaactaaaaacagtGTCAGCAAAAGCAACAGGAAAACAGTGGCAGCAAAAGCAACAGGAAAAgtttaacaaaacaaaaaagaaagaaaaaagaaaaagaatgatgTGAAAACAAAACGGGATATGGTCGGTAAAATATTCCGCTGTCTGGTATTAAGGGGTTCTCTCTTTTTTATCAAAcccaaaaaagataaataaataaacaaataaacaaataaaacctCGAACCaccatctctctctctctctctctttcatatttttcttgtttatatTCTCTCTATCATtcattgattcatttaataCAAGAAGTGAGGAACCGAGCACAACTCCAaggtctttttcttttaactgtGTCTTGTTCCGGTACGTGTAACGTTAATGGCTCGTAtaacaccaccaccaccatcttCTTATTAGCTTTCCTCGTTTGAAGCAGCAGCAGTCACACAGCTGTGATCGATCGGATCATCTTGAAGGTTCAAGAAATTACGGTAAtaattctctttttcttttacatatGTATATGTCAGAGTTGCAGCGTATAATTACATGTACTGttatatattaatgaaaattaagaaaaaatttaaaaaaaaattgtgaaattttgaAGAGATCATGATGGCGGTGAGCTCGGGGGGCAGCAGGGACAGCAGGGACAGCGGCGGGCAGAAGATGATAATGGACAACGGGAAGTACGTTCGGTACACACCTGAACAAGTTGAAGCGCTTGAAAGGCTGTACCACGAGTGCCCAAAACCAAGCTCTATGCGCCGCCAGCAGCTCATCCGAGAGTGTCCTATTCTCTCTAACATCGAACCTAAGCAGATCAAAGTCTGGTTCCAAAACAGAAGGTCTGTGTTTGTATGTCAACAACCAATCATCgaattctttctttgtttttattgatCATTTCTTGTATATATGTACGTGCATATGCATGCTCAACGTTTCCTTGTTTCAGGTGTCGGGAGAAGCAAAGGAAAGAAGCGTCTCGCCTTCAGGCTGTGAACAGAAAGCTGACGGCTATGAACAAGCTGTTGATGGAGGAAAATGATCGGCTGCAAAAGCAAGTGTCACAGCTGGTGTATGAGAACACTTTTTTCCGCCAGCAGACACAAAATGTAACCCAGCcccacaaaattaataaattaacaattttttaatcatcacATCGCATGCTTGTTGTTTGATGTTGTGTACGGATTTTGATTATGGCTGGATTTAATTTTGCAGGCCGCCACGCTGGCCACCACAGACACTAGTTGTGAATCAGTGGTGACGAGTGGTCAGCACCATTTGACTCCTCAGCAGCAGCATCAGCATCCACCAAGGGATGCTAGCCCTGCAGGGTGagtgaaattatttgtttctttaattattttgaattttatttcgtTCTTGAAATCTGTCTAAGTATTATTATGGCTTGTGAGATTGTGATTAAATTGTGTGTTATCTTTGTAGACTTTTGTCGATTGCAGAGGAGACTTTAACAGAGTTTCTTTCAAAGGCCACTGGAACTGCTGTGGAGTGGGTCCAAATGCCCGGGATGAAGGTTAGCGGCTTAGCGctctcctttctttttcactgTCCAAATCTTACACTAGGCGCCATTATTCTTTGTTGTCATTTTCTtggaaatttaataaagcacATAAACCTTTGCCAGACTTCTAAGCAACATCCGAATCACATCATATCAATATGTCTGCACTTTCTTATCTGATGATACCTTTTGCTGAtattaatttccttttcattccTTGATCAAGCGTTTCTTCTTGTCTTGGTGTGGCCAAGTCTAATTTGGATGATTCCATGTCTTCATATTTTATCGATATATATTACCAAATTGATGGAGTTTGTTTGTCTTCAGaccaaaggaaaaaaaaaaaaatcctcatATTCACATGAAATTTCACTTTTTAATCAAGAACAATAAGATGCAAAACAACATGATCTTGTCCCAAGGTGTATGATTCATACAATACTTAATAATCTTATAATGTTAATATTCCTAAGGGATTCAGATGTTAATTAATCAAAGCTTTTAATTGGTTTGACTACCAGTGGTTTCAGACTCAAGATTAACAGATGTAATCTGTCTCTTTTTACCTGTACAGCCTGGTCCGGATTCCATTGGAATCGTTGCTATTTCTCATGGTTGCACTGGTGTGGCAGCACGCGCTTGTGGCCTTGTGGGTCTAGATCCTACAAGAGTAAGTCGCCCTGCCGTGGTACTATGTTCTTGGTTGAGGCAATAATTAACTGAAAACTTTTAGCTTATAGGAAagaattaatttgataattttatctacAGGTCGCTGAAATCCTCAAAGATAGGCCATCATGGTATCGTGACTGTCGATCTGTGGAGGTTGTAAATGTGCTGCCCACTGGAAGTAGTGGAACCATTGAGTTGCTATACATGCAGGTAGGTGCTGAATAGCTCTGAAGTTTATTGTTCTAGTTTAGTATCAACTTGGAGTTGTTTGATGTATTTACGTAATTTTGTTGTTGACTGCCTTGGTCTAGCTCTATGCGCCAACAACCTTGGCTCCAGCTCGTGACTTCTGGTTGTTGCGCTACACATCTGTTTTGGAGGATGGTAGTCTTGTGGTATGTGACTCCTGAAATAGCCTATGCAAgtactaataaatatgaaCATCGTTTGCTGTTTGTCTCACCATGGGACTTTTTGATGGTGGACTAATGTGTAATTGTTTACTTATAATATTAGGTCTGTGAAAGATCACTTAACAACACACAGAATGGTCCAAGTATGCCTCAGGCACCACATTTTGTGCGAGCAGAAATGCTGCCTAGTGGGTATCTGATTAGACCTTGTGAAGGGGGCGGATCCATCATTCATATAGTGGATCATATGGATTTAGAGGTGTGTGAAttgctttgttttgttctctgaaacatatatgttttctCCTTTgacaaatgaacaaatttaactCACAAATGCTTAATTAAATGTAGCCTTGGAGTGTCCCTGAAGTGTTGCGCCCACTTTATGAGTCGTCAACATTGATTGCTCAGAAGACAACAATGGCGGTAAGACAATCCTTTAAGGCAACTCTTTGGGAGTAATAATCTCTcactctttattttcattgccCGAATGGTTTCTTTGATTAGCTTCTCCTAAATGCCAGAGAAAAGTGTGTATGAGAACTTAATTGAGTCCGAACGTCTCATGTTCCAATATAACATTGACATTTTATGCAGGCTTTACGCCATCTAAGGCAGATTTCTCAAGAAGTTTCACAGCCAAGTGTCACTGGTTGGGGGAGAAGGCCTGCAGCCCTACGTGCTCTTAGTCAGAGATTGAGCAGGTATGCTGGTTTGATACTTCAGATTATTACTTTGAATAATGGATTGATTCTTGATACACAGTATCTGACAAATTCTATCTGCAGGGGCTTTAATGAAGCTCTTAACGGGTTCACTGATGAGGGATGGTCTATGTTGGAAAGTGATGGCATTGATGATGTTACCGTTCATGTTAACTCATCTCCTAGCAAGATGATGGGCGTACAACTTTCTTATGTGAACGGATTTCCATCCATGAGCAATGCAGTGCTATGTGCCAAAGCATCCATGTTATTACAGGTAATGTTTTAGTGTTATATATTTACTTGGTGAAAGAAAGATAATCATTTGCTTGGAATAAGTAGGGCTGATATTGAATCATCTTTGTACTTTAGGATGGAGTCTTCATAATGTCAAATAAGTAACCATAACTGTTGCTTCTTTATGTACTTATCTTCCTTTGCTCGGTTAAGAAAACCAAAATCTCTCACTTTTCTCATCATTGCAACtatctttcaaatttttttaggaTGTGCCTCCAGCAATACTTCTCAGATTCTTGCGAGAACACCGATCAGAGTGGGCAGACAGCAGTATTGATGCTTACTCAGCTGCTGCTGTTAAAGCTGGTCCCTGCAGCTTACCGGTGCCTCGAGCTGGAAATTTTGGGGGTCAGGTTATTCTTCCACTGGCTCACACAATCGAACATGAAGAGGCAAGTAATTGCGAATCTTGGTTGGTTTAGACATTAAGCTTTTTATTGGCATCAGCCTTGTTGAAGATGTCCTTTTGATTTGAAGTTATCTAGTGCTGTGTCATTCAACATctgataaaatcaaatttctcatTGCAGTTTCTTGAGGTCATTAAGCTTGAAAATATGGCCCACTATCGGGAGGACATGATAATGCAGAGTGACATCTTCCTCCTGCAAGTaagtgttatttttgttttgttttccctTTCCTGATGAGGCATTGAGCTATATCAAATCTTTGCTTTTGGCCTTGAATTGTTACAAATAGTTGAAAGAAGTTAATTCCTAAACTGATGGATTAGTCCAGGTCATGTAGTTCGACTTAGGCTCATCCTTTTCGCTGTTCAAAATTatgcttatttatttgttaagtGACTGCATACTTCAAAATTATGTCCAATTgttgatatatataattgaacaTGGTTATTGTTTTTCAGCTTTGCAGTGGAGTGGATGAGAATGCTGTAGGCAACTGTGCTGAACTGGTCTTTGCTCCTATCGATGCCTCATTTTCTGATGATGCACCTATTATTCCTTCTGGTTTCCGGATCATTCCTCTGGACTCCGGGAAGGTAATTATTAtatgtgatttaattaattctaaattgtGTTTAATGTGGtctatattttaattcaaattcgCTGCAGGATACCCCTAGTCCAAACCGCACTCTCGATCTTGCCTCAGCTCTTGAAGTAGGACCAACTGGAAATAAAGCATCTGGTGACTCTTCCACTCAATGTGGCAGCACAAAATCTGTGATTACAATAGCATTTCAATTTGCATTTGAGATGCACCTTCAAGAAAATGTAGCATCAATGGCTAGGCAGTATGTCCGTGGTATTATAGCCTCTGTCCAGAGAGTGGCATTGGCGCTCTCCCCTTCTCGATTTGGCTCTAATGCTGGACTTCGACCTCCTCCTGGTTCTCCTGAAGCACACACACTTGCTCGTTGGATCTGCCAAAGCTATCGGTGTgtattttatttcctttttgatGCATCTAGTGCATAAGACGCGGCAATATAAAAGGGAAGTTAGAGCTTGTTAATTAACATTCttaccagaaaaaaaaaacaaatttgaacgGGATGCTTGTTATAAGGATTAGTTTCTGGCGTAgttcttttaaatttctaatttactttaaaagacATGTTTATGatttgttgaatttatttacagGTGCTATCTAGGAGCGGAACTACTTAAATGTGAAGGAAATGAATCCATTCTCAAAACACTTTGGCATCACTCTGATGCGGTTTTGTGCTGCTCGCTAAAGGTATTTGCTTGAGTTTTATTTCCCATTTGCTTATCTGACCTAGAGGTTCTTGATGAATAAGACAATTGTAACACAACTTGATATTTGGTATAGGCTTTGCCAGTTTTCACCTTTGCAAATCAGGCAGGACTTGACATGCTTGAGACAACCTTGGTTGCGCTTCAGGATATAACTCTGGAAAAAATTTTTGATGACAGTGGAAGAAAGACCTTGTGCTCTGAGTTCCCGCAAATAATGCAACAGGTATAGTGACTGTCAGTAGTAACTTCAGCATCATCTAACTATCAGAAGCTAGCCATATAAagattcataatttcatattcattAGATTTTAGTGTAACAATGGGCCATACATGTAAATTTTGGAGACACATTTGGAAATTGGGGGgctataataataaagaaggaAATAGGGGAAACAGTTGGATACATCATAGGTTCAATTTCTTTGttgttatcaatttattttaacgtGGGGATGCATTTTGTCTTCTTCGATGTGGCAGGGCTTTATGTGTCTTCAAAGTGGTATTTGTTTGTCAAGCATGGGAAGGCCAATCTCTTATGAAAGAGCAGTGGCTTGGAAAGTGTTGAATGAAGAAGAGAATGCTCACTGCATTTGCTTCATGTTCATCAACTGGTCATTCGTCTGAAAGACAGAAGAGACTTCGGTCAAAACCTAGAATCTAGATGCAGGTTTAGAGTAGAACAATCTTCTTTGTAGTCCTTTTTCTGTGGAAAACATTATTGTATTGGCTTAAATAGTTTCATGAAAATGCAGCAGCTACCACCAAATGCATATGGCAACAGTGaccacattttttgttttgctttatCCTTTATTGTCAATCCCTATGCTTCTGCCTTTGCCTctactttttataattttattcccTCTACTCTTATctgtttttctctttatttatttttaaaatataatcacCAAACCCACCCTTTTCACTCTCAAATCTTAAGAGGTCAATCAATTGATCAAAGCTTGTATGTCGTCGATTCCGGGCTCCTGCAAACTACGAGACCTTTATCCTGTGGGGGGCAATTGTTTGGATCGAAACGTGAGGTGGGCTACTTGCTTTAGAATATCCTTTGTGCTACTTTTTTAGTCCCTATTTAATGGCGGTATCGTATCTTCTTCTGTTGGAATGTAAGGAAATAGGGCAACCCACACCCCAAAATTTGCTTTGATTAAATTctgatcttttaaaatttagaaccTCCAccatttaataaatgtaacatCCAGGCCCACTGtgcttataaaattttgtatatttccATGGAAACATTTTAGTACAATAAACCTGACGTATATCATAGTACAATAATGTTCTTATCTCTATTTAAAGAGACAGAACTCAGTAACAAAAGAAGgtctatatatttattttcgaAATGATAAGAATCTAATCATCCATTAGAATTAACCTTTAATGTTTGTGTGTCTTTTAATATCTTCCCAATAAATAAGTTGGTGATATCTTCTTCAGCAGCAGGCCTCGAGCTACACACTACTGTATTGTCCCGTTTTATGATCCCATTTGTGACTGTATACGTGTTTTCATTGAAATGCTGCAATTCAATGCCAAATTGACTGATGAGTAAAAATACTGATGGAGTAAAAATACATTTGATTTCAAGCAAAGAGAGgaaaaactatatatataagaacGTAATGCgcatatcaattaaaaattttcgaTGAAAGGGAGTGATAATGATAGGCATTTTTGGTTCAATAATACTGCCAAAGATCTAAATCAGCCTTTATCTCATCCAATAAGAACATATTATACTTCAAGCGTAAGTATACTaataaagttttcaaaagtaaatTAGTAAAGCTTCTTGAAAGTATGATCGAATAAGCAAAATTCACCCCCACCAAATTGAATTGTGTCCAAATTCCATTGATTCTTGCTTCATGCCAGAAAATGACCTCTCTAATGTAACAAAATTGGAGGACAGCTAGGGCTCACCACTCATAAGAATTGCATGGGTTTTTCAGTTTAACCCACCAACGCACCAAGCACCCAAATCTTATAAACGACCAATATTCCATAACCTTACATTTCTTAAACttgatttgattaatataGCATAATGATCAAGTACATTTGATGATTAAGATCTTCCAAAACTCGACCAGTTCTATGCTTGACACGTGTACATAAGCATGCAGTAGAAGTGCTTCAGATCCAAATTTCGTGTGGGATTATCATACTTAGTAGAGAGTCAATTGATGTGATATCACTAGCTCTTGGCATTATTTTCCAATCTTGAGTCACTTTTAAGATAATGAGTTGAAAAAGATGTCTCAATTACAGCACTCATCTTCTACCAATCGTTTTCTCTCAAGACTCCAAAATCCCACTTAATCATTTCTCTGTCTTCATTATTCTATTGGATTTTGTcctcatttttaatttgtacatttatcatttttctcataattttaattgtgtctATGAAGAGCCTATTTCAAACTCCCTCAGCCCTTGTCGTTTATGGCGACGGTGAATCATCTGCATGCATCAGTACAATTAACAATCCCCATTACACTTTGTATgtcatcaaatttaaatagaatttataCAGTCtctgaaaaaaatatacatatgtcgtgggacttttttttttttttaatctgtaAAAAGAAGCTGGCCCAGAGTCTTCCTGGAAGCTTTTTGCTCAATTGGATATGTTGATACTACTATATAAATAGCTTAATCCATCTATATTTCAtcgaaaaaggaaaaaaaaaagaaaaaagaaagaaagaagcaaagaaagaaagaaagaaagaaaaatttaaaaattgaaatttagtttatttctctttgaataattgttaaaccgatttaattaattttaaaattccgaAGATTAGattatatgaaattttgcAACTGAATGACTGTGTATCAGGAATAAAACATGCatcttttcaataataatagtattttaagaattttcaaCTCCTCAGTCAACCTGCACAATCTGCCCACTCAATTTCTcctcatcaaactccatagATTGTGTTAAGTGGGTTGTTGATGCAATGTCAAATGGCACGCACGTGTATccaattattgtaattaatacattaaaattcaaaatcaagaTCAGCTTTGTCTTTAATCATAGAAACAGACCTGAAAAATGTTTGTTATGTGATCTACAAAGTAAGCTTAAAAgcagaaaaattttgaaagacaAAGGTATTGGCAACTTACTTTTACTCCTTTGAATCAAAGAGCATTTAAttctaacaaaaaataaaataaaataaaaatcgtGGACAAAAAAGGAGCTTTTTGAATAGATAGAGGAGAAGCCAAAGAGGCTTTTGCATGGTCTCCAAGGAGACTATAATTGATATCTTGAGGCTTTTAAGATGAAAGAGCTAGCGCACTTGATCAAAAATCAAATCCGTGACAGCAAAACTTAGCTGTTCTTTTTGCTCTCTTATAATGTCAGCTAgtgtatatttttatgtttagactGATCTTTATTGATGGAATCTTCTAACAATGTAAAGCCCCTCAATGAGTTCTGATTGATATcgcaaaaggaaaaagagttCTTGTCACAGCCATCATTGCTTAAGTAGAATAGAAGGAGGGGAGGGGGAAAAAGAATACAACACCCTAGCACCGTCATCATTATAACATAGAACCAAAAGTGGGTCACAAGAAAGGTTTTTATCGTGGCCAAATCCTGGCTGTGGcactcttcttcttttgacCTAAATAGTGGGGTGCACCTGCTGCTGAAGCTTAAATAATTGTCGTATTAAATTAAGTTGGTCTTTACTTAGCATCAGTTGAATATATAACAAGaccatattaatttaattgctcTTAATAGAATGTGATTCCATTATTGGGTTGTTGCTGAATTACTTAATCTCATAACATATTGATGGGAAACTACCTGatctaaaagtttaatttaacATTTCCCTCTAGGCATGGAGTTTAATCGGACATGTCGTGTTGATTTAATGCCCCTCATCCCACTTAACGTAAAAATTAAGTTTGTGTTCAGACTGTTTGAGCACAAGGACCTAGCTTTAggtcaaatttattttgatatcatGCTAAAGAATTACTTGACCTAGAAGCATAAGCTTATCTTAGCAGCTATGTTGCGTTGGGACATTCATTTTGCGAAAAACTTTATTTGGCCAGACATTAAAGTTAATTAACTCTAAATTAGCGTAAATGATGTATTTAAACTCCTCGGCTGCTAACCACTATGCTTGAAGGAGAAAGTCAAGAGAGCATTTGAAATGTGGAGCTAAAAAAGCACAAAGGCAAGTTTCTTTACTGCCGAAGCTCAGGCTTTTACATGCAGCATTGTGATTATATCTGTATAGCAGTTTTTGGACTTTTATTCAACTGAAAAGAGTCACCGACAATGGggacaaaaggaaaaaaaatgataaaaccaTTACGAAAACTGTAGAATAGTGGTCCCATTGAAGCATGAGTGTCTATATATGCATGTTGGCTAGCTGTTTGACCCAAGTACTTGATTATGGCCATTCAGTTGCTACGGTCTGTTCTTATATAAGTACTGTActaggaaaaaagaaatggtgAGGAAGAAGCTTAACCATGTGCTCTTGTTTTGATAGCACAGCAGCCATGAAAACTGCAATGAAAATCGTgctttttaatgtaaaatgaaTGGTATGTGATATTACTCTAAGGATAAAACCTATTCTTTTGCCCTaatcaaaattctaaaatatacaGGTCGGCCACTATAtgcaaaaagaataaagaaagtCATAAAAAGCTTTTAACAGAATAGTTTTATAAGGTTTCGGTAATGTCATGCCATGAAAGTATGTATGTAATAGTTTAACCTAAGTAGATGTCGTTCGCCTTTGACCCACAAATACGTCATTCACCTAAAATGTGTTTAACTAGTAATTAGTTAGGAAAATTAAAGAGTATTAAACACTTCAAGCTTGCTTTCGCTAGCTAACAGTGTGAAATGTctcaacacacacacacacacacacacacacacacatatatgtaATTTG encodes:
- the LOC102630043 gene encoding homeobox-leucine zipper protein ATHB-8, which produces MMAVSSGGSRDSRDSGGQKMIMDNGKYVRYTPEQVEALERLYHECPKPSSMRRQQLIRECPILSNIEPKQIKVWFQNRRCREKQRKEASRLQAVNRKLTAMNKLLMEENDRLQKQVSQLVYENTFFRQQTQNAATLATTDTSCESVVTSGQHHLTPQQQHQHPPRDASPAGLLSIAEETLTEFLSKATGTAVEWVQMPGMKPGPDSIGIVAISHGCTGVAARACGLVGLDPTRVAEILKDRPSWYRDCRSVEVVNVLPTGSSGTIELLYMQLYAPTTLAPARDFWLLRYTSVLEDGSLVVCERSLNNTQNGPSMPQAPHFVRAEMLPSGYLIRPCEGGGSIIHIVDHMDLEPWSVPEVLRPLYESSTLIAQKTTMAALRHLRQISQEVSQPSVTGWGRRPAALRALSQRLSRGFNEALNGFTDEGWSMLESDGIDDVTVHVNSSPSKMMGVQLSYVNGFPSMSNAVLCAKASMLLQDVPPAILLRFLREHRSEWADSSIDAYSAAAVKAGPCSLPVPRAGNFGGQVILPLAHTIEHEEFLEVIKLENMAHYREDMIMQSDIFLLQLCSGVDENAVGNCAELVFAPIDASFSDDAPIIPSGFRIIPLDSGKDTPSPNRTLDLASALEVGPTGNKASGDSSTQCGSTKSVITIAFQFAFEMHLQENVASMARQYVRGIIASVQRVALALSPSRFGSNAGLRPPPGSPEAHTLARWICQSYRCYLGAELLKCEGNESILKTLWHHSDAVLCCSLKALPVFTFANQAGLDMLETTLVALQDITLEKIFDDSGRKTLCSEFPQIMQQGFMCLQSGICLSSMGRPISYERAVAWKVLNEEENAHCICFMFINWSFV